A window of Dickeya zeae NCPPB 2538 contains these coding sequences:
- the rnr gene encoding ribonuclease R, protein MSQDPFLEREAEKYEFPIPSREYILEHLAKRDTPISRDELASDLQLTSDEQLEGLRRRLRAMERDGQLVFTRRQCYALPEKLDLLRGKVLGHRDGYGFLRVEGRKDDLYLSAEQMKTVIHGDVVLAQPLGEDRRGRREGRIVRVLEPRTSQIVGRYFTEAGTGFVVPDDSRLSFDILIPPECIAGARMGSVVVVELTQRGTRRTKAIGKIVEILGDNMGTGLAVDIALRTHEIPHSWPPKVEEQVKDLAEEVPESAKKGRVDLRSLPLVTIDGEDARDFDDAVYCEKKRGGGWRLWVAIADVSYYVRPGTALDHEARARGTSVYFPSQVVPMLPEVLSNGLCSLNPQVDRLCMVCEMTVSTQGKLSGYKFYEAVMSSHARLTYTKVWSILQGDEALREHYQSLVAPLEELHRMYKVLEHAREVRGGIAFETEEAKFIFNAERRIERVEAVVRNDAHKLIEECMILANISAAKFVEKSEEPALFRVHDQPSEDHVLALRSVLGELGLTLKGGMKPQPKDYAELMDSIADRPDHEMLQTMLLRSMKQAIYDPENRGHFGLALTSYAHFTSPIRRYPDLSLHRGIKYLLSDRKNRWTQSGGWHADFNEMLQLGEHCSMTERRADEATRDVADWLKCDFMQDHVGETFTGIISSVTGFGFFVRLNDLFIDGLVHVSTLDNDYYRYDNVGQRLIGESRGQTYRLGDEVEIRVEAVHMDERKIDFALISSTRKVRGEGKTSRDRAKRGNDTGTKPPRRRRTGQRANFEPDSAFRPEGDGKKRQPASKDNGKAKTGGKKKAAKSQKNAEKTRKIAAATRAKRASKKNKTAE, encoded by the coding sequence ATGTCACAAGATCCGTTTCTGGAACGTGAAGCAGAAAAATACGAATTCCCCATCCCCAGCCGCGAATACATTCTGGAGCACCTGGCCAAACGGGATACCCCTATCAGTCGTGATGAACTGGCAAGCGATCTGCAACTGACCAGCGATGAGCAACTGGAAGGGCTGCGCCGCCGGTTACGCGCGATGGAACGCGACGGGCAGCTGGTGTTTACCCGTCGTCAGTGTTATGCCCTGCCGGAAAAGCTGGATTTACTGCGTGGTAAGGTGCTCGGCCATCGCGATGGTTATGGTTTTCTGCGGGTGGAAGGACGTAAAGACGATCTTTACCTGTCCGCTGAACAGATGAAAACAGTGATCCACGGTGATGTGGTGTTGGCCCAGCCGTTGGGTGAAGACCGCCGGGGACGCCGTGAAGGGCGCATTGTGCGTGTGCTGGAGCCGCGTACCAGCCAGATCGTCGGGCGTTATTTCACTGAAGCCGGTACCGGTTTTGTGGTGCCGGACGACAGCCGTCTGAGCTTTGATATCCTGATTCCACCGGAATGTATCGCTGGAGCACGCATGGGCTCGGTGGTGGTGGTGGAACTGACCCAGCGCGGGACCCGTCGCACCAAGGCGATCGGTAAGATCGTGGAGATCCTCGGCGACAACATGGGGACCGGGCTGGCGGTAGACATTGCGCTGCGCACCCATGAGATCCCACACAGCTGGCCGCCCAAAGTGGAAGAGCAGGTGAAAGATCTGGCCGAAGAGGTGCCGGAAAGTGCCAAGAAAGGCCGGGTGGATTTGCGTTCCCTGCCGCTGGTGACCATTGACGGCGAAGACGCCCGTGATTTTGACGATGCGGTGTACTGTGAGAAAAAACGCGGCGGCGGCTGGCGGCTGTGGGTGGCGATAGCGGATGTCAGCTACTACGTGCGCCCCGGTACGGCGCTGGACCATGAGGCCCGCGCGCGCGGCACCTCGGTCTATTTCCCATCGCAAGTCGTGCCGATGCTGCCAGAAGTGCTGTCTAACGGGCTGTGTTCACTGAACCCGCAGGTGGATCGCCTGTGTATGGTGTGTGAGATGACGGTCTCCACACAGGGCAAATTGTCCGGATACAAGTTCTATGAAGCGGTGATGAGTTCACACGCCCGCCTCACCTACACCAAGGTGTGGAGCATTTTGCAGGGCGATGAGGCGTTGCGCGAACACTACCAGTCACTGGTGGCGCCACTGGAAGAACTGCACCGGATGTACAAGGTGCTGGAGCATGCGCGTGAGGTGCGCGGCGGTATCGCGTTTGAAACCGAAGAAGCCAAATTTATCTTTAACGCAGAGCGCCGTATCGAACGGGTGGAAGCCGTCGTGCGTAACGATGCGCACAAACTTATCGAAGAGTGCATGATTCTGGCTAACATCTCGGCGGCGAAGTTTGTCGAGAAGAGCGAAGAACCGGCATTGTTCCGCGTGCATGACCAGCCCAGTGAAGATCACGTGCTGGCGCTGCGTAGCGTGCTGGGCGAGTTGGGGCTGACGCTCAAAGGCGGCATGAAGCCGCAACCGAAAGATTATGCTGAGTTGATGGATTCCATCGCCGATCGGCCGGATCATGAGATGCTGCAAACCATGCTGTTGCGATCCATGAAGCAGGCTATCTATGACCCGGAAAACCGCGGCCACTTTGGTCTGGCGCTGACCTCGTATGCGCATTTCACGTCGCCGATCCGGCGTTATCCGGACTTGTCGTTGCACCGTGGTATCAAGTATCTGCTGAGCGACCGTAAAAACCGCTGGACGCAAAGCGGTGGCTGGCATGCCGATTTCAACGAAATGTTGCAACTGGGCGAACACTGCTCGATGACTGAGCGCCGTGCCGATGAAGCCACACGCGATGTGGCCGACTGGCTGAAGTGCGATTTCATGCAGGATCATGTGGGGGAAACCTTTACCGGGATTATTTCCAGTGTCACTGGTTTCGGCTTCTTCGTGCGGCTTAACGACCTGTTCATCGATGGTCTGGTGCATGTCTCCACGCTGGATAACGACTATTACCGCTACGACAATGTCGGCCAGCGGTTGATTGGCGAATCTCGCGGTCAGACTTACCGACTGGGCGATGAGGTGGAAATCCGCGTTGAAGCAGTACACATGGATGAGCGTAAAATTGATTTTGCGCTGATCTCGTCTACCCGTAAGGTGCGTGGCGAAGGTAAAACCTCGCGCGACCGGGCGAAGAGGGGGAACGATACCGGCACGAAGCCGCCGCGTCGTCGCCGTACTGGCCAGCGTGCCAACTTTGAGCCGGATAGCGCATTCCGCCCTGAGGGAGACGGTAAAAAACGCCAGCCTGCCAGCAAGGATAACGGTAAGGCGAAAACCGGCGGTAAAAAGAAGGCAGCAAAATCGCAAAAGAACGCTGAAAAAACGCGTAAGATTGCCGCTGCCACCCGCGCTAAACGTGCCAGCAAAAAGAATAAAACGGCAGAGTGA